Within the Setaria viridis chromosome 3, Setaria_viridis_v4.0, whole genome shotgun sequence genome, the region ccaatccggagaagatattAGCCATCAACGATATGGGGCCAATCAAAAACTTGAAGGGAGTACAAcgcgtcatgggatgccttatggccctaagccgcttcatctcacgcctcggcGAACGAGGACTCCCTCTCTACTGACTCCTGAAGAAGATTGACCGCTTCGTGTGGACCGctgaggcccaggaggcgcttgaccggctcaagcacATCCTGacaaaggccccgatcctggtcccgccgacTGACGGGGAGCcgctcctgctctacatcgcggcaacCACTCAGGTGGTTAGCACAactctggtggtggagcgagaggaggagggacacgccctcaaggtgcagagcccggtgtacttcgtcagcgaggtcttgtccgaatccaaggcCCACTACCCTCAAATCCAAAAGCTCATATACgcagtcctcatcacgaagaggaagctacgccactacttcacctcccaacCGGTAACGGTCGTGTCATCATTCCCCCTCAGtgaagtgatccggaatcagGATGCCATGGGGCGAGttgcgaagtgggcgctcgagcttatGGACTAGGGCATCACCTACAGCCCCCGGatagccatcaagtcccaggtactctcCGACTTTGTCGTAGaatggacggagatccagacgccatcagcgccagagaagcaggagtactggacgatgtactttgatgggttgCTAATGAAAGCTCGCGCCGGGGCGGGTTTGGTTTTCATCTCTCCCctcggcgtgcgcatgaggtacatgatccgcctaacaatgtcgctgagtatgaggctctcctcaatgggcttcgcatcgccatcgagctgggcattcGGCGGCTGGACATCCGAGGCGACTCTCAACTAGTCgttgagcaagtcatgaaggagtggagctgccacgatcCCAAGATGGTGGCATACTGCAATGAAGTCCGCAAGCTTGAGGACAAGTTTGACGGTTTggaactcaaccacgtcgcaagatgCTTCAACGACGCAGCTGATGAGCTGGCAAAGGCAGCGTCCGGCCGAAAGCCAGTCCCCGACAGTGTCTTTATCACCGACCAGTACAAGCCCTCGATCCGCTACAAGGAGCCAAGAGAGGCCGGCAACgtgccacctgtcccggactcgggagccgacccgggagaggtcggcaacacGCCACCCGTCCTGGACTCGGAAGCCGACTCCTCTGATCCCGAGGTCATGGAAATCGACATGAACCCAAcagaggggcccgaccccccgcctgactggagagccccgtaccttgATTTCCTCATCCGCGAGTCGCTCTTGACGGACAAGACAGAGGCGTGAAGGATTGCCCGCCGTGtcaaatccttcatcatcatcgaccaggagcctgtggccaccacgccgcaccGAGAACCCTCGTCGGGAACGCCTTCCGACAGGGATTCTATTGGCCGACGGCGGTAGCCGATGCCACCCGCGTGGTGCGtacctgcgaagggtgccagttcttcaCATGACAAACCCATCTGCCTGCCCAGGCACTctagaccatccccatcatgtgGCCCTTCACGGTCTGGGGTCTGGACCTcatcgggcccttcaagaaagcgcccgggggcttcacccacctactcatCGCCGTCAACAAGTTCTCGAAGTGGATCAAGGCTCGACCGGTCGTgcagatcaagtccgagcaggcggtgcaGTTTTTCACTGACATCATCCATCAtttcggagtccccaactccatcatcatggaCAACAGCACGCAGTTCACCAGGAAGAAATTCTTCAAGTTCTGCGATgatcaccacatccgagtggactagTCTGCCGTAGCGCATCCcagcacgaacgggcaggttgagcgggccaatggcatgatactcgagcCATGGATCTTCGACTGCCTCAACAAGTTTGGCGGCCGATGGGTTGTGGAACTCCCCGCGGTCCGATGGAGCCTGAGGATGACCCCCAGCAGGGCAaccggcttcaccccgttcttcatggtctatgggtccaaggcaatcctccccaccgacctggaatACAGGTCGCCGAGGGTCAGGGCGTACGACAAACAAGGGAACAGCATCTCTCGAGgacgcgcaagaccagctcgacAAAGTGCgtgatgtggccctgctgcactcggccaagtaccagcaaggTTTGCGGCGGTATCATAGCCGTAAGGTACggggccgagccttcaacgtcggcgacctaGTGCTTCACCTCATTCAAGACAACagaggtcggcacaagctgaccccttcgtgggaaggtcctttcatcgtcgcgcaagtactgcggccgggcacgtacaagctagcgacccccgacgggcagGTCTTCACCAACAATCGGAACATAGAGTAGCTAAGACGTTTCTACCCTTAGCTATTatttccaagtttgtacatacatattTCCGCCATCTCTTAGTTTATGGTAAAGGAACTGTTTTGAGTTTCCTTCGCTAATGTTTCATGccaagcttagggatatccgacccagGCCCtgccccagggtcgcatatccctcagGGGCTATCGAGGGCTCCGGCCCAAGACACTTAGCGTCTCCTCAAAACACAATTTCTCCAAagcgaccctcttcctaaacgtttgggcATGAAAAGACAAGAGTGTGTGAACGATGCTCGGGCAAGACCGATCGGACCGCAAGAAACCTAcaccccagcggctacggtgccttttCTCATAGGCGCTTCCTGATGCATCCGACTCGCGCTCTGATCTTTCGAAAtccaaaaaatagaaagaggatTGAAAACCTTTTTGAAAAATTGCATGAACCAAAAGGGCTTCTGTAGCCATCGTAAAAGCAAGTTTGAATTTACTTAACATATTTACATATTCTTCGGCATCTgggcccgatacagctaactcgtccctgggtcctccggcgggatggcctcatccaccaggagcttcgccaaggcctccgctggaTTGAACACCGACGcgtcaatctcgtccagctcggcctcagaGTAGCCGGAGGCGTACCCCCTGCTCATCGCAgtgaagttgatgccggagtagccGAAGATGCCAAAGGCCCACCTCACGCCGACGTGGAGCGCCTCCCGAGCGATTTCACGGGCCCACCGGTACATCTTGAGGACACGGGCCGCCAGTGTGCTCGTCCCCTCCTCTTGGACCACGTTGAGGTCCTGGCAGACGATGCGAACGGCGTCCCACAGGTTGGCGAGCTCGACGTGCTCCACATCAGCAGCGTCCCTCAGCCGGGCGAGGTCAGCCTCGAGGCCTGTCCAGAAAAGCCCACCAAGTTAGAAACCACCGCAATGACGCAAAacaaaggaacaacaagagcCTTACCCTCAGATTGAGCTTTCAGCAGATGTTCCTTATCGAGCCCATAGGACACAGCGGTCTGAAGCACCTGCATCTGTGAATGGAGGCgactgacctccgccccaaggtcggccgccACCCTCTCGGCCTCAACCTTCCAGCCCGCCTCGAGGTCGCACTCCTGCCGAGCCGTATGTCGCTCGTGCCAGATGCGCTCAATGGTTTTTTGAAGGGCCTCCTCATGCTCCTTCCTCAACCGCgcaagctcctcggcatcatcaCGGGCCTTCTCGGcaacggcctggaactcctcggcatcaaggtgGGCCTTCTCAACGATGGCCCGGAACTTGTCCTCCGCCCTCCGCACGCCTTCCCGCGCCACCTACTCTCACGCTCGCAGGTCGGCGACGTTCTGCTGGGCGGCAGCAAGCTGCCCAGTTAGCTCCCGAGTCCGCCGCGTCTCCGCGGCAAAGCGCTCCCAGACCCCCCGCTCGCGCCGGAGGAACTcggacttcccccggctgcattcctggagggcctacagAACGATTTACATTCAGGGACCGTCAGGAGCAAAGAGGGATGGAGAGATGAGAGAAAAATAACCACCAAAGAAAACACCATACCTGACCGCCGGGGACAACGACGtcgtccagctcccccatcaCGGAAGACAGGGCGGCGCGGATGTTCTCAAGCCCGCCCTGCACTGCCTGCCATCATTTTCGCTCCCCGACATCGTCCAGCACGAAGTGGGGCCTCTACGGGTCCTCAAGGGACATCCAGCGCATGATCGGCCCTCCCCACACGTTGGGGTCGCAGCCAAGCAGGATGAGGGTACGGGAGAGGCCTCCGGCCGACCCCGACGCCACCGTCCccatcgtcgccgccggggCAAGCGCCACTATCTCCGACGCCGCCAT harbors:
- the LOC117849229 gene encoding uncharacterized protein; amino-acid sequence: MVAYCNEVRKLEDKFDGLELNHVARCFNDAADELAKAASGRKPVPDSVFITDQYKPSIRYKEPREAGNVPPVPDSGADPGEVGNTPPVLDSEADSSDPEVMEIDMNPTEGPDPPPDWRAPYLDFLIRESLLTDKTEA